A portion of the Aquicoccus sp. G2-2 genome contains these proteins:
- a CDS encoding amidase family protein produces the protein MKDWLWMSMSELGAGIDAGEIDPLALTETYLGAIKAHELRDRIFARLTESRALAEAEAASKRAKAGLRRGALDGVPISWKDLFDTKGVATEAGSALLEGRTPTEDAVVLKNATQAGMICLGKTHMTELAFSGLGLNPVTASPPCVNDANAVSGGSSSGAATSVAFGLAACGIGSDTGGSVRIPSAWNDLVGLKTTAGRLSLKGVVPLCARFDTIGPLGRSVEDAALMLAALEGGKAADLRGSTAQGLRIGALQTTALEDVRDAPLKAYEAALEQLTEAGAIIEKFDAPEVQEAMNQSGPVYTCEAYGTWEDVIEAAPEKMFREVLERFRAGATFSGPEYVRAWHVLDRCREIWAARTAKYDAVILPSAPNLPPSMERLTTDRAYFVSENLLTLRNTRIGNVLGLSAITLPTGTPSCGIILMGQPFGEEALLRVASGCEAVLS, from the coding sequence ATGAAAGACTGGCTTTGGATGAGTATGAGCGAACTCGGGGCGGGGATCGACGCCGGAGAGATCGACCCGCTGGCACTGACGGAAACCTACCTTGGTGCCATCAAGGCGCATGAGCTGCGTGACCGCATTTTTGCCCGGCTGACCGAAAGTCGCGCACTGGCCGAAGCAGAAGCAGCCTCAAAACGTGCCAAGGCTGGCCTCCGGCGTGGCGCGCTCGATGGGGTGCCGATCAGTTGGAAAGATCTGTTCGATACCAAAGGTGTCGCCACCGAGGCGGGCTCTGCCCTTCTCGAAGGTCGCACCCCCACGGAAGACGCGGTCGTGCTGAAGAACGCCACTCAGGCCGGAATGATTTGCCTTGGCAAGACCCACATGACGGAACTGGCCTTCTCCGGGCTTGGGCTGAACCCGGTGACCGCTTCACCACCGTGCGTGAACGACGCCAACGCCGTCTCTGGCGGCTCGTCCTCCGGGGCGGCAACATCCGTGGCCTTCGGCCTTGCGGCTTGCGGTATCGGCTCGGACACCGGCGGCTCGGTGCGCATCCCGTCTGCGTGGAACGATCTTGTCGGGCTGAAAACCACTGCGGGCAGGCTTTCGCTCAAAGGGGTGGTGCCGCTTTGTGCACGGTTTGACACCATCGGCCCGCTAGGGCGCAGCGTCGAGGACGCGGCGTTGATGCTGGCCGCTCTTGAAGGGGGCAAGGCCGCCGATCTGCGCGGCAGCACGGCGCAGGGCCTGCGCATCGGTGCGCTGCAAACCACAGCACTTGAAGACGTGCGCGACGCGCCGTTGAAAGCCTATGAGGCCGCGCTAGAACAGCTAACCGAAGCTGGCGCCATTATCGAGAAATTCGACGCACCCGAAGTGCAAGAGGCGATGAACCAATCCGGCCCTGTCTATACCTGCGAAGCCTACGGCACATGGGAAGACGTGATCGAGGCCGCGCCGGAAAAGATGTTCCGCGAGGTGCTTGAGCGGTTCCGCGCGGGCGCGACTTTCTCCGGGCCTGAATATGTCCGGGCGTGGCACGTGCTCGATCGATGCCGTGAAATCTGGGCAGCCCGCACCGCGAAATACGACGCGGTCATCCTGCCATCGGCTCCGAATCTGCCGCCCTCGATGGAGCGGCTGACCACGGATCGCGCCTATTTCGTCTCTGAAAATCTGCTCACCCTGCGCAATACCCGCATCGGCAACGTGCTTGGCCTTTCGGCCATTACCCTGCCCACCGGCACGCCGTCATGCGGTATAATCCTCATGGGGCAACCCTTTGGCGAGGAAGCTCTTTTGCGTGTGGCCTCGGGGTGTGAGGCGGTATTGTCATAA